The genomic DNA TGGCTCAGCGCGGTGACGATGCGCGCGGCGACGATGCGCACCCAGGCGCGCAGGGGCCCGCGGCCCGCGTAGTCGGCGATTCGCGGCGGTGCCTCCCCCACACCCAGCAGCAGCCGCTGGCGCAGCACCTGGAGCACCTCGTCCACGGTGCTTCCCGGCAGCGGACCCAGGCGCGCGGGCACCTTGCGCAGCACGTGTTGCTCGAAGGAGAGCAGGGCCTGGGGCTCGCCCTCGGCGCAGGCACACGCCAGATAGAGGTCCGCCGCGTGGAGCTTCGCCAGCGCGTCCGCGGGTGCCTCCGGGGCGGGCAGGTGCCGGGCCAGGTGGCGCAGGAAGCGCTCGGGGGGGAGCTTCACCGCGGGCCATGCGCTCGCCGCCGCGGCGAGGTGGCTCGCGAGCAGTGCCTCCAATCCGGGCCACGCCCGAAGCCAGTCCCGCCGGTCCTCGGGGGCATGTGCCAGCAACATCCGCGACAGGGGGGAGGGCGTCTCGTCCGTCATGGGTGGCGCGTCCTCCATTCCACCACGGCGTGGTGCTCCACGCGGGCACGCGTCCCCAGCGCTTCCATCTGGCCCTGGGCCTCGTCCAGCAGGGTGGCCGTGCGCGGGCCGTCTCCGAGCGCGCGGGCCAGGAGGAAGCGGACCCATGCGGCGTCCAGCCTGTCCCCAGGGGCCCGCTCGTGGATATTCAGGGCGCGCTCGAGCAGGGGCCGCGCCCGCGCGGGGTGCGCGAGTGTCAGGTGCGCCTCGCCGAGACAGGCGAGATCCAATGCCACGTCCGGGCTCTCGGCGCCCTGCGCCCGCTCGTCGAGTTCCAGGGCCCG from Melittangium boletus DSM 14713 includes the following:
- a CDS encoding sigma-70 family RNA polymerase sigma factor — protein: MTDETPSPLSRMLLAHAPEDRRDWLRAWPGLEALLASHLAAAASAWPAVKLPPERFLRHLARHLPAPEAPADALAKLHAADLYLACACAEGEPQALLSFEQHVLRKVPARLGPLPGSTVDEVLQVLRQRLLLGVGEAPPRIADYAGRGPLRAWVRIVAARIVTALSQQGGHPERLSESPESLAQLLAPDDPERELVRAHSREVLSEALRAALAALPERERALLRLHHLHGLTMDRLATMYGESRSNIARHVAHARERLLRLTRHELEARLKLHGRELESLLGLVRSRLDLSLGGLMD